The DNA region AATCGCACCTGGAAGCCCGTTGGTGGAACGACGTGTTCACCTTCACCGAGGATCACCTGCACCTGAAACGGGGCACCATCCGCGCCACCGTGCTGATCGAGACGATCCTGGCCGCGTTCGAGATGGACGAGATCCTGTACGAGCTGCGCGAGCACTCCGCGGGGCTGAACTGCGGCCGCTGGGACTACATCTTCAGCTACATCAAGAAGTTCCGCACCCGGCACGACCGCATCCTGCCCGACCGGGCGCAGGTCACCATGGCGACCCCCATGATGCAGGCCTACAGCCGCCTCGCGATCCGCACCTGCCATCGGCGCGGCGCGCCCGCCATCGGCGGCATGAGCGCCTTCATCCCGGTGAAAGGCGACCCCCAGAAGAACGAACGGGCCTTCGAGCAGGTGCGTGTGGACAAGGAACGCGAGGCCACGAACGGCCACGACGGCACCTGGGTCGCGCACCCCGGCATGGTCGCCCTGGCGACCGAGGTGTTCGACCGCCTGATGCCCGGGCCCAACCAGATCGGCTGCGGCAAGCAGCTGGACCTCACCGTGACGGCCGCGGACCTCCTCACCCCGCCCCAGGGAAAGATCACGGAAGGCGGCGTGAACACCAACGTGGACGTCAGCATCCAGTACCTCGCGGCGTGGCTGGACGGGCGCGGCGCGGTGCCCATCCACAACCTGATGGAGGACGCCGCCACCGCCGAGATCAGCCGCGCGCAGCTGTGGCAGTGGGCGCACACCGAGCAGCGCACCGAGGACGGTACCCCCATCACCCCCGAGGGCCTGACCCGCCTGATTGACGCGCACGCCAACCGCCTGACCCGTGAACAGCCGGGGCGCGAAGCCCGCATCCGCGAGGCGGCCGCACTTCTCCAGACGCTGATCACGCAGGACACCTTCGAGGAGTTCCTGACCGTGCCCGGCTACCAGCACCTCACCTGACCCACCCCCGGCGCCCCGCGCCTTTCAAAGCCCCCCATCACCTTCGCCCGCCCGGGCGCGGGACCGCCCCCCACACCCCCAGGAGGACCCACCATGACCACCCCCGAGCAGCTGCGCACGCCCCGCACCCCCGCCGAGATTCTGGAGAAGACCTGGCAGACCGAGGAACGCTGGCAGGGCATCCGCCGCAACTACTCCGCCGAGGACGTCGTGAAACTGCGTGGCAGCCTGCCCATCGAGTTCACCCTGGCCAAGCACGGCGCGCAGAAACTCTGGCGCATGATGAAGGACGAACCCTTCGTGAACGCCCTGGGCGCCCTGACCGGCAACCAGGCCATGCAGCAGGTCAAGGCCGGCCTGAAGGCCATCTACCTCAGCGGGTGGCAGGTTGCCGGCGACGCGAACAACGCCGGGCAGATGTACCCCGACCAGAGCCTGTACCCGGCGAGCAGCGTGCCGGACGTCGTCAAGCGCATCAACAACACCCTGCGCCGCGCCGACCAGATCCAGACCAGCGAAGGGAAAAACGACATCGATTACTTCGTGCCGATCGTCGCGGACGCCGAGGCCGGCTTCGGCGGGCCCCTGAACGCCTTCGAGCTGATGAAGGCCATGATCGAGGCGGGCGCCGCCGGCGTGCACTTCGAGGACCAGCTCGCCAGTGAGAAGAAGTGCGGGCACCTGGGCGGCAAGGTGCTGGTGCCCACCTCCCAGTTCATCCGCACCCTGAACGCCGCGCGGCTCGCCGCGGACGTGAGCGGCGTGCCCACCGTCCTGATCGCCCGCACCGACGCCGACGCCGCGAACCTGCTCACCAGCGACGTGGACGAGAACGACCGGCCCTTCTGCACCGGGGAGCGCACCCCGGAAGGCTTCTACTACGTGACCCCCGGCATCGAGCAGGCCATCTCCCGCGCCCTGGCCTACGCCCCCTACGCCGACGTGATCTGGTGCGAGACCAGCGTGCCCAACCTGGACGACGCCCGCCGCTTCGCGGAGGCCGTGCACGCCCAGTTCCCCGGCAAGCTGCTGGCGTACAACTGCTCGCCCAGCTTCAACTGGAAGAAGAACCTGGACGACGAGACCATCGCGAAATTCCAGGTGGAACTGGGCAAGATGGGCTACAAGTTCCAGTTCATCACCCTGGCCGGCTTCCACGCGCTGAACATGAGCATGTTCGACC from Deinococcus ficus includes:
- the aceB gene encoding malate synthase A; translated protein: MTQTTRTRITHQPHPQADRVLTAGALAFLEELHDRFDDRRLELLAARQDRQRRLDAGELPDFLTETSDIRAGDWKIAPLPDDLLDRRVEITGPVDRKMVINALNSGARMFMADFEDANSPTWTNCLDGQVNLMDAVRRTIRLDTGGKAYRLNPTTATLLVRPRGLHLDEKHAALGDRALSGSLFDFGLYAFHNAHERRSQGTGLYYYLPKLESHLEARWWNDVFTFTEDHLHLKRGTIRATVLIETILAAFEMDEILYELREHSAGLNCGRWDYIFSYIKKFRTRHDRILPDRAQVTMATPMMQAYSRLAIRTCHRRGAPAIGGMSAFIPVKGDPQKNERAFEQVRVDKEREATNGHDGTWVAHPGMVALATEVFDRLMPGPNQIGCGKQLDLTVTAADLLTPPQGKITEGGVNTNVDVSIQYLAAWLDGRGAVPIHNLMEDAATAEISRAQLWQWAHTEQRTEDGTPITPEGLTRLIDAHANRLTREQPGREARIREAAALLQTLITQDTFEEFLTVPGYQHLT
- the aceA gene encoding isocitrate lyase gives rise to the protein MTTPEQLRTPRTPAEILEKTWQTEERWQGIRRNYSAEDVVKLRGSLPIEFTLAKHGAQKLWRMMKDEPFVNALGALTGNQAMQQVKAGLKAIYLSGWQVAGDANNAGQMYPDQSLYPASSVPDVVKRINNTLRRADQIQTSEGKNDIDYFVPIVADAEAGFGGPLNAFELMKAMIEAGAAGVHFEDQLASEKKCGHLGGKVLVPTSQFIRTLNAARLAADVSGVPTVLIARTDADAANLLTSDVDENDRPFCTGERTPEGFYYVTPGIEQAISRALAYAPYADVIWCETSVPNLDDARRFAEAVHAQFPGKLLAYNCSPSFNWKKNLDDETIAKFQVELGKMGYKFQFITLAGFHALNMSMFDLAYGYARRQMSAFVELQEREFAAQDRGFTAVKHQREVGTGYFDLVSTAAGGGQSSTTALAGSTEAQQFGQSREFAAAHD